A single region of the Lycium barbarum isolate Lr01 chromosome 2, ASM1917538v2, whole genome shotgun sequence genome encodes:
- the LOC132626423 gene encoding uncharacterized protein LOC132626423 codes for MGSLVGHVAPGFGFFLIGIWHLLNHTKLHALHPKSYTSLPWFPAPRIRYAELFVIMVGTLLSISMELFIGPSKHQPLDSDGTIPSYHLHNFEHANISLNFFVYAAFSIILDKIIPSTPAQHGLTLFLGAVAFFQELLLFHLHSTDHMGVEGQYHWLLQIVIFSSFATTLLGIPFPKSFLNSFVRCYSIMFQGIWMMVIGIMLWTPDFIAKGCFLNTEDGRKVVRCHDKEALERAKSLVNIQFSWYLVGITVLTVSLYLVLVKFFRENVYLSLMSKFEDHEDWEDVEAQKRKLVSQGEPKRFLEMGKQEHN; via the exons ATGGGCTCATTGGTAGGGCACGTAGCACCAGGGTTTGGGTTTTTTCTTATTGGTATTTGGCACTTGCTCAATCACACAAAATTACATGCTCTGCACCCAAAATCCTACACTTCCTTGCCATGGTTCCCAGCTCCAAGAATCAG GTATGCGGAGCTTTTTGTGATTATGGTTGGCACCTTATTGTCCATATCAATGGAGCTCTTCATTGGTCCATCAAAACACCAACCTCTAGACTCTGATGGAACCATTCCTTCATATCATCTCCATAACTTTGAACATGCAAATATTTCCCTTAATTTCTTTGTCTATGCTGCCTTTTCAATAATATTGGACAAAATCATCCCTTCAACCCCAGCTCAACATGGGCTTACGTTATTTCTTGGAGCTGTTGCTTTTTTCCAAGAACTCCTCCTCTTCCATCTTCATTCCACTGACCATATGGGTGTCGAAGGACAATACCATTGGCTTCTCCAAATTGTCATTTTTTCGTCTTTTGCCACTACCCTTCTGGGAATTCCTTTCCCAAAGAGTTTCTTGAACAGTTTTGTTAGATGTTACAGCATTATGTTTCAAGGAATTTGGATGATGGTCATAGGTATCATGCTTTGGACACCGGATTTTATCGCGAAAGGTTGTTTTTTGAACACGGAAGACGGGCGTAAAGTGGTTAGATGCCATGACAAGGAAGCACTTGAAAGAGCAAAGTCATTAGTAAATATACAATTCAGTTGGTATTTAGTTGGAATCACTGTTCTTACTGTCTCTCTTTATTTGGTCCTCGTCAAGTTTTTCAGAGAAAATGTTTACTTGTCTTTAATGAGCAAATTTGAGGATCATGAGGATTGGGAGGATGTTGAAGCTCAGAAGAGAAAACTTGTCAGCCAAGGTGAACCAAAGAGGTTTCTTGAAATGGGAAAACAAGAGCATAATTAG